The Nonlabens spongiae genome contains a region encoding:
- a CDS encoding serine hydrolase domain-containing protein encodes MNKRTGKNIFRIVLIGGSITSLFFVPWLLVKAWILPLPDTIQGQLDEAVDHGFDGIIVYVDQAGKLPQYFASGWHDRESKEPANPQALFKIASISKLYDAVAATKLVSAGRLSLDKNVAEYLPDLKDKIEYSDQITLRMLVQHKSGIPNFTDTPNFWALPTESVEESLALIAGKPANFKPGTDYEYCNTNYLLINKIMDEELGYPNFQFIQEKILDPLELDHTYPSLDAVDIDKVMSGYHEGYPHDLKYSDHGMHATAEDVGKFLRALNDGSVFEEGEREIYSSLYELKHAGWVPGYQSFAEYYDNINTVVVAFYSTTDPDLMNWNLSEIINNRIVKIVKNQD; translated from the coding sequence ATGAACAAGAGAACAGGCAAGAATATTTTTAGAATAGTCCTAATTGGGGGTTCGATAACCTCATTGTTTTTCGTTCCCTGGCTTTTGGTAAAAGCTTGGATTCTACCTTTACCTGATACAATTCAAGGACAACTTGATGAGGCTGTTGACCACGGTTTTGACGGTATAATTGTTTATGTAGATCAAGCTGGTAAACTTCCGCAATATTTTGCATCGGGATGGCATGATCGAGAATCAAAAGAACCAGCAAATCCACAAGCCTTGTTTAAAATTGCAAGTATCAGCAAACTTTATGATGCCGTGGCCGCAACTAAATTAGTGAGTGCTGGAAGGCTTTCTTTAGATAAAAATGTAGCAGAGTATTTACCGGATTTGAAAGATAAAATTGAGTATTCTGATCAAATCACTCTAAGAATGCTGGTGCAACATAAAAGCGGCATTCCTAATTTCACCGATACTCCAAACTTTTGGGCATTACCTACTGAAAGCGTTGAAGAAAGCCTGGCTCTAATTGCTGGAAAACCTGCAAATTTTAAACCAGGAACCGATTATGAATACTGTAATACCAATTACTTGCTGATTAACAAAATAATGGATGAGGAGCTGGGTTATCCTAACTTTCAATTCATTCAAGAAAAAATACTTGATCCTCTTGAGTTGGACCATACATATCCGTCACTCGATGCTGTAGACATCGATAAGGTAATGAGCGGTTATCACGAGGGCTATCCACATGATTTGAAATATAGTGATCATGGCATGCACGCCACCGCAGAAGATGTAGGGAAGTTTCTCAGGGCGCTCAATGACGGTTCTGTCTTTGAGGAAGGAGAGCGAGAAATATATTCTTCCCTTTATGAACTAAAACACGCCGGTTGGGTCCCAGGATATCAGAGTTTTGCAGAATACTATGACAATATAAATACGGTCGTTGTCGCTTTTTACAGTACGACTGATCCTGATTTGATGAATTGGAATCTTTCAGAGATTATCAACAATAGAATTGTCAAAATCGTTAAGAATCAAGACTAA
- a CDS encoding DNA topoisomerase IV subunit B, producing the protein MKDGTTQYTEDNIRSLDWKEHIRMRPGMYIGKLGDGSSADDGIYILLKEVIDNSIDEFVMGAGKTIEVSIQGERVIVRDYGRGIPLGKVVDVVSKMNTGGKYDTKAFKKSVGLNGVGTKAVNALSNYFRVESSRDGQSASAEFERGELTGKEFLEETSRRKGTKITFIPDADIFKNFKFRNEYVVRMLKYYCYLNPGLTIIFNGEKYHSEDGLKDLLSENIAESDRLYPIIHLKADDIEVALTHSRTQYSEEYHSFANGQNTTQGGTHQAAFREAVVKTIREFYGKNYEASDIRKSIVGAIAIKVMEPVFESQTKTKLGSTEMGGELPTVRTFINDFIKTKLDNYLHKNAPVAESLQKKIIQAERERKELSGIRKLARDRAKKASLHNKKLRDCRVHLGDTKKDNNLDSTLFITEGDSASGSITKSRNVNTQAVFSLRGKPLNSYNMTKKIVYENEEFNLLQAALNIEDSMEDLRYNKIVIATDADVDGMHIRLLLITFFLQFFPELIKKGHLYILQTPLFRVRNKKETRYCYTPEERERALAQLGKNPEITRFKGLGEISPDEFKHFIGEDMRLDPIMLEEGMSIDDLLKFYMGKNTPDRQEFIIENLKVELDVVEE; encoded by the coding sequence ATGAAGGACGGAACCACTCAATATACTGAAGATAATATACGCTCACTCGACTGGAAAGAACACATCAGAATGCGTCCTGGTATGTACATTGGTAAGCTAGGCGACGGCTCCAGTGCTGATGATGGCATCTACATTCTTCTCAAAGAGGTAATTGATAACTCTATTGACGAATTTGTAATGGGTGCCGGTAAAACGATTGAAGTTTCCATTCAAGGAGAGCGAGTTATCGTGCGTGATTACGGCCGTGGAATACCGCTGGGTAAAGTGGTAGACGTGGTGTCCAAAATGAATACGGGTGGTAAGTACGACACAAAGGCGTTCAAAAAATCGGTAGGGCTTAATGGTGTAGGTACTAAAGCAGTAAATGCTTTATCAAATTACTTTAGAGTAGAATCTTCTCGTGACGGTCAGAGTGCCAGTGCAGAATTTGAGAGAGGTGAATTGACAGGTAAAGAGTTTCTGGAAGAGACTTCTAGACGCAAGGGAACCAAGATCACTTTCATTCCCGATGCAGATATTTTCAAGAACTTCAAATTCCGTAACGAGTACGTAGTACGTATGTTAAAGTACTACTGTTATCTCAATCCAGGACTTACAATTATTTTTAATGGAGAGAAATACCATTCAGAAGATGGCTTGAAAGATCTTTTAAGTGAAAACATAGCCGAATCTGATCGTCTGTACCCCATCATACATTTAAAGGCCGATGATATAGAAGTTGCTCTTACACACAGTCGTACACAGTATTCTGAAGAATATCACTCTTTTGCAAATGGTCAAAATACCACTCAAGGTGGAACTCATCAGGCAGCTTTTAGAGAAGCTGTTGTGAAAACCATCAGAGAATTCTACGGTAAAAACTACGAGGCCAGCGATATCAGAAAATCGATTGTGGGTGCCATCGCTATCAAAGTAATGGAACCGGTTTTTGAATCCCAGACCAAAACCAAGCTCGGATCTACTGAAATGGGAGGGGAGCTGCCTACCGTACGCACGTTCATTAACGATTTCATCAAAACCAAGCTCGATAACTATCTGCACAAAAACGCACCAGTTGCCGAATCCCTACAGAAAAAAATAATCCAAGCAGAACGGGAACGCAAGGAATTGAGCGGTATTAGGAAATTAGCTCGTGATCGAGCGAAAAAAGCCAGCCTCCACAATAAAAAATTGCGCGATTGCCGGGTACATTTGGGGGATACTAAAAAAGACAACAACTTAGATAGTACACTTTTTATCACTGAGGGAGACTCTGCAAGTGGATCGATTACAAAGTCTAGAAACGTCAACACTCAAGCGGTTTTCTCTCTGAGAGGTAAACCACTGAACTCTTATAACATGACAAAAAAAATTGTCTATGAGAACGAAGAGTTCAACCTATTACAGGCGGCTTTGAATATTGAAGACAGCATGGAAGATCTACGTTATAATAAGATCGTTATCGCAACAGATGCAGATGTAGATGGGATGCACATACGACTATTGCTAATAACATTCTTTTTACAATTTTTCCCAGAATTGATCAAAAAAGGTCATTTATACATTCTTCAAACTCCCTTATTCAGGGTTCGTAATAAAAAAGAAACGCGCTACTGCTACACTCCAGAAGAACGAGAGCGAGCACTTGCCCAACTTGGAAAAAATCCTGAAATCACACGTTTTAAAGGACTTGGAGAAATCAGTCCTGACGAGTTCAAGCACTTCATAGGGGAAGATATGCGGCTGGATCCTATCATGCTAGAAGAGGGCATGAGCATCGATGATCTGTTGAAATTCTATATGGGTAAAAACACCCCTGACCGTCAAGAGTTCATTATTGAAAACTTGAAGGTAGAGCTGGATGTGGTCGAGGAATAA
- a CDS encoding GNAT family N-acetyltransferase, with amino-acid sequence MEDNTQMEITDNDFLRQYEGRKGDLLARIEYAEQDRKIFLTKLIIPEEVEDDVDFRNEFIKAVFDSIRENKDVKVVPTHPKIAGFVRRYRNIYKDMLPVGIAI; translated from the coding sequence ATGGAAGATAATACGCAAATGGAGATCACTGATAATGATTTCCTGCGTCAGTATGAGGGACGCAAGGGAGATTTGTTAGCACGCATTGAGTATGCAGAGCAGGATAGAAAAATTTTTCTGACTAAATTGATCATACCAGAAGAGGTGGAAGATGATGTCGATTTTAGAAATGAGTTCATCAAAGCAGTTTTTGACAGTATCAGAGAAAACAAAGATGTAAAGGTAGTCCCTACACATCCTAAAATTGCAGGTTTCGTAAGACGCTACCGCAACATCTATAAAGACATGCTACCAGTAGGTATTGCTATCTAG
- a CDS encoding peptidylprolyl isomerase gives MLSRAIFLLAILFLISCKESGDQSAVTEQDTQEEKVAPKTKEELLLEKTYRVQLSQYGDTLLPYIPQDSVPLFFARYGNNHPETKVRLKTKYGNIDFKLYEDTPLYRASFIFLVKNDYFDLTEIYRVVPEFVVQAGNSDEPLASMKRASSGNYKLPPRYNPERKHVRGTLSLAKQYEDNDEDWHNPFDFFVTLSPSPHLDGAHTIFGEVIAGMDVADRISQLERDSTDWPNEAVFITMEVLE, from the coding sequence ATGTTGTCAAGGGCAATCTTTTTATTAGCCATTCTATTCCTAATTTCTTGTAAAGAGTCTGGTGATCAGTCTGCAGTGACAGAACAGGACACTCAAGAGGAAAAAGTTGCGCCTAAAACTAAGGAAGAATTGCTTTTGGAAAAAACCTACCGGGTACAATTGTCCCAGTACGGCGACACGTTACTTCCTTACATCCCTCAAGACAGCGTTCCTCTGTTCTTTGCTCGTTATGGAAATAATCATCCAGAGACCAAGGTTAGGCTTAAAACCAAATATGGGAACATCGACTTTAAACTTTATGAAGATACTCCTTTATACAGAGCCAGTTTTATTTTCTTGGTCAAGAACGATTACTTTGATCTGACTGAAATTTACCGTGTGGTTCCTGAGTTTGTTGTTCAAGCAGGTAATAGTGATGAACCCCTGGCTTCTATGAAACGAGCCAGCTCTGGAAATTATAAACTACCTCCTAGATACAATCCAGAAAGAAAGCACGTGCGTGGTACTTTAAGTCTTGCAAAACAATATGAGGATAACGATGAAGATTGGCACAATCCGTTTGATTTTTTTGTGACACTATCTCCCTCCCCACATCTGGATGGAGCGCATACTATTTTTGGCGAGGTCATCGCTGGAATGGACGTGGCAGATAGGATTTCGCAGCTGGAAAGAGATAGCACAGACTGGCCTAATGAGGCAGTTTTTATAACTATGGAAGTCTTAGAATAG
- a CDS encoding alpha/beta hydrolase, which produces MKKSVYFIPGMAASPMIYEHIKLPQDCFECHFLEWIIPDVDETLENYCRRFCKMIQDENPILIGTSFGGVIVQEMAKMMKVDRVVIISSIKSSLEFPRRMKLARSTGLHKLLPTSLVEKSELLLKYNLGISKRKLELYHNYLSVKNQYYLDWALDKIISWQQIEPIKNLIHIHGDKDPVFPIKYIKNCITVPGGTHVMIIHRYRWFNENLPGLLS; this is translated from the coding sequence GTGAAAAAATCTGTTTATTTTATACCTGGAATGGCGGCGTCGCCCATGATTTATGAGCATATAAAGTTGCCACAGGATTGTTTTGAGTGTCATTTTCTTGAGTGGATCATTCCAGATGTTGATGAAACGCTGGAAAATTATTGCCGGCGATTTTGCAAAATGATCCAAGATGAAAATCCTATTTTGATAGGAACTTCTTTTGGGGGTGTAATTGTTCAGGAAATGGCCAAAATGATGAAAGTGGATCGGGTGGTCATCATCAGTAGTATTAAAAGTAGCTTAGAATTCCCTAGACGCATGAAACTGGCCCGGAGTACTGGTTTGCATAAATTATTACCTACTAGCCTCGTTGAGAAGTCTGAATTATTACTTAAATATAATCTAGGGATCTCAAAACGCAAATTAGAACTTTACCACAACTATCTCAGCGTCAAAAATCAGTACTATTTAGATTGGGCTCTAGATAAGATAATCTCTTGGCAACAGATTGAGCCTATTAAGAATCTAATTCATATACATGGTGACAAAGACCCTGTATTTCCCATTAAGTACATCAAGAATTGTATAACCGTTCCAGGGGGAACACACGTGATGATCATACACCGTTACCGATGGTTTAATGAAAACTTGCCAGGTTTACTGTCATAG
- a CDS encoding NUDIX hydrolase, whose translation MTTFEDFLKLVPKLRDSTLPGLSAQLEMAAVERLEELQEASLKNRQPKQASVMFLVYERDKKSYFVLIERVKSTGKHSGQIAFPGGRSEKTDPDHAFTALRETYEEVGVPIEQQEVVMAGTPLYIPPSNYMVHSYLAFAKARPTFTPQKSEVNRIIEVPLSHLIDDSIISAVTLSTSYMSDVKVPCFEFNEMIVWGATAMMLNEYKHMLKNLNP comes from the coding sequence TTGACAACATTTGAAGATTTTTTAAAATTGGTGCCTAAATTAAGGGATTCTACCCTACCTGGCCTATCTGCTCAGCTGGAAATGGCAGCCGTGGAGCGACTTGAAGAATTACAAGAAGCCTCCCTAAAAAATCGGCAACCTAAACAAGCTTCAGTTATGTTTCTGGTTTATGAGCGTGATAAAAAAAGCTACTTTGTGCTGATCGAGAGGGTAAAATCTACTGGTAAACATAGTGGCCAGATTGCATTTCCCGGCGGCCGCAGTGAAAAGACAGATCCAGATCATGCATTTACGGCCTTGAGGGAAACCTACGAGGAAGTGGGTGTTCCTATCGAGCAGCAAGAGGTCGTGATGGCTGGAACACCACTCTATATTCCTCCTAGCAACTATATGGTTCATTCCTATCTCGCTTTCGCGAAAGCGAGACCTACATTTACACCACAAAAAAGTGAGGTCAACCGAATTATCGAGGTACCGCTCTCACACCTTATAGATGATAGCATCATAAGCGCAGTCACTTTATCTACGAGCTACATGAGCGATGTAAAAGTGCCATGCTTTGAATTCAATGAAATGATCGTATGGGGCGCTACCGCCATGATGCTGAATGAGTATAAACACATGCTCAAAAACCTGAACCCCTAG
- the kdsB gene encoding 3-deoxy-manno-octulosonate cytidylyltransferase gives MNIIAIIPARLEASRFPNKLLKDLCGKAVIVRTYEAAVATGLFSKVIVATDSKEIEAEIKLAGGAVFFSQTPHDCGSNRIAEAAMNMNADIVVNVQGDEPFTNLADLKALIQVFETDDNQQISLASLMHVLDQEIDIADPNNVKVITDLNSDAIYFSRSPIPYKRDLEIKNPVYKHIGIYAYRKDALIEFYKSEPTPLELTEKIECIRYLERGKKIRMVVTDHKSIGIDTPSDLDQARELWKRSEA, from the coding sequence ATGAATATTATCGCGATAATTCCCGCAAGACTTGAAGCAAGTCGATTTCCAAATAAGCTACTCAAGGATCTCTGTGGTAAAGCTGTAATCGTGAGAACCTATGAGGCTGCGGTTGCGACGGGATTGTTCAGCAAGGTTATTGTGGCTACCGACAGCAAAGAAATAGAAGCTGAGATCAAGCTCGCAGGAGGCGCAGTTTTCTTCAGTCAGACCCCACACGATTGTGGCAGTAACCGTATTGCAGAGGCAGCAATGAATATGAATGCTGATATTGTGGTAAATGTGCAGGGCGATGAACCATTTACAAATCTCGCTGATCTCAAGGCTTTGATTCAAGTATTTGAAACTGATGATAACCAGCAAATCTCCCTTGCATCGCTTATGCACGTACTGGATCAAGAGATTGATATTGCAGATCCCAATAATGTAAAGGTCATCACAGATCTGAACAGCGACGCGATCTATTTTTCACGCAGTCCCATTCCATATAAGAGAGATCTAGAAATTAAGAACCCGGTCTATAAGCACATAGGTATTTACGCCTATAGGAAGGATGCACTCATAGAATTCTATAAATCTGAGCCCACACCTCTAGAGCTTACTGAAAAGATCGAGTGTATACGCTATCTGGAGAGAGGCAAAAAGATCAGGATGGTCGTGACTGATCACAAGAGTATAGGAATAGACACTCCCAGTGACCTGGATCAAGCACGCGAACTGTGGAAAAGATCTGAGGCCTAG
- the katG gene encoding catalase/peroxidase HPI yields the protein MNPDMNKKAETFTKHIVGEGTKCPFMNGTVKNTAGHGTTNADWWPNGLKLNVLRQHDPSHNPMPDGFNYKKAFNSLNLEEVKKDLLDLMRDSQDWWPADYGNYGGLMIRLAWHSAGTYRIADGRGGSGTGSQRFAPLNSWPDNANLDKARLLLWPIKKKYGNAISWADLYILAGNMAYESMGFKTYGYAGGREDIWEPEQDIYWGSETEWGANDKRYADGELEQPLAAVMMGWIYVNPEGPNGVPDPIGSAHNVRTSFGRMAMNDYETVALVAGGHTVGKCHGAASADQYVEAEPEASPIHEMSKGWKSNYKTGIGDHSTTSGLEGAWTPNPVQWDHDYFRVLLDYDWEVTTSPAGAPQWRPKDSSNPDKAPMAHDPSKKQDLLMTTGDIALKEDPEYRKICEHFRDNPEEFELAFAKAWYKLTHRDMGPKSRYLGPDIPEGNELWQDPLPEPTFTAVSENSINDLKKQILNSDIAPEALIRVAWGSAATFRYSDKRGGANGARIRFDPQRNWEVNNPKELTEVLNVLEKLRSDFNDKQSGDAGLSMADMIVLAGNAAVEQAASRAGHDVEVPFDQGRVDALEEETDNEAFQHLKFKADGFRNYRPDDQKAAGEDLLVDQAQLLNLTIPELTALIGGMRALNTNWDGSDHGIFTDRPGQLTTDFFDVVTDLNIKWEPLSSSELLFSGSDRKTGEKKYTGSRVDLIFGSNTELRAVSEVYAAAGNEKLFVKDFIAAWNKVMNADRFDR from the coding sequence ATGAATCCAGATATGAACAAGAAGGCAGAAACCTTCACAAAACACATCGTAGGCGAGGGGACTAAATGTCCTTTTATGAATGGCACTGTAAAAAATACAGCCGGTCATGGTACCACAAACGCAGACTGGTGGCCTAATGGACTAAAGCTTAATGTCCTAAGACAGCACGATCCATCTCATAACCCCATGCCTGATGGTTTTAATTATAAAAAAGCCTTCAATAGTCTTAATCTGGAAGAAGTAAAAAAAGATCTACTTGATCTTATGAGAGACTCGCAGGACTGGTGGCCAGCAGACTACGGTAACTATGGTGGACTCATGATCAGACTTGCGTGGCACAGTGCAGGAACCTACCGCATCGCTGATGGTCGTGGTGGAAGTGGTACAGGCTCACAACGTTTTGCGCCGCTCAACAGCTGGCCAGATAATGCTAACCTCGACAAGGCAAGACTTTTACTTTGGCCTATTAAAAAGAAATATGGGAATGCTATTTCTTGGGCTGACTTGTATATACTCGCAGGTAACATGGCTTATGAGAGTATGGGTTTTAAAACCTATGGTTACGCTGGCGGTAGAGAAGATATCTGGGAGCCAGAGCAAGATATTTACTGGGGAAGTGAGACCGAGTGGGGTGCAAACGACAAGCGTTACGCAGACGGTGAGCTGGAACAACCCCTCGCGGCAGTGATGATGGGATGGATTTACGTGAACCCAGAAGGACCTAACGGCGTGCCAGATCCTATAGGGAGCGCGCATAACGTGCGAACTTCCTTCGGGCGTATGGCGATGAATGACTATGAAACAGTTGCTCTTGTTGCGGGTGGTCATACGGTAGGTAAATGTCATGGTGCTGCAAGTGCAGATCAATACGTAGAGGCAGAACCAGAGGCTTCCCCCATTCATGAGATGAGCAAAGGATGGAAAAGCAATTACAAAACTGGTATAGGCGATCACTCTACCACGAGTGGATTAGAAGGAGCATGGACACCTAATCCTGTTCAGTGGGATCATGATTATTTTAGAGTACTACTTGATTACGATTGGGAAGTGACTACAAGTCCAGCAGGAGCGCCACAGTGGAGACCTAAGGATTCATCAAATCCAGATAAAGCTCCCATGGCTCATGATCCAAGTAAAAAGCAAGATCTCTTGATGACTACGGGTGACATTGCGCTTAAGGAAGATCCAGAGTATCGTAAGATCTGTGAACACTTTAGAGATAATCCTGAGGAGTTTGAGCTCGCTTTCGCGAAAGCGTGGTACAAACTCACCCACCGCGACATGGGACCTAAATCGAGATATCTAGGACCAGATATACCAGAGGGTAATGAGTTATGGCAAGATCCACTGCCTGAACCTACATTCACGGCGGTTTCAGAAAACAGCATTAATGACCTAAAAAAGCAAATACTCAATAGCGATATCGCCCCAGAAGCTTTGATAAGAGTTGCATGGGGAAGTGCTGCAACATTTAGATATAGTGATAAGCGTGGAGGGGCAAATGGTGCAAGAATCCGTTTTGATCCACAGCGCAATTGGGAAGTCAACAATCCCAAAGAACTCACCGAGGTTCTCAATGTTTTAGAAAAGCTAAGATCAGATTTTAACGATAAACAAAGCGGCGATGCCGGCTTGAGTATGGCAGACATGATCGTACTTGCAGGAAACGCAGCCGTAGAACAAGCCGCTTCTCGAGCAGGTCATGATGTAGAAGTTCCTTTTGATCAGGGTAGAGTAGATGCGCTAGAAGAGGAGACTGATAACGAGGCCTTTCAACACCTTAAGTTCAAGGCAGATGGTTTCCGCAACTACAGACCAGATGATCAAAAAGCTGCTGGGGAAGATTTACTCGTAGATCAAGCACAACTCCTCAATCTTACGATTCCGGAATTGACGGCTTTGATAGGAGGTATGAGAGCGCTTAATACCAACTGGGATGGCAGCGATCATGGTATTTTTACAGATCGACCAGGTCAGCTGACTACAGACTTCTTTGACGTAGTGACTGATCTCAATATTAAATGGGAACCACTTAGCAGTAGTGAATTACTATTTTCTGGTTCAGATCGTAAGACAGGAGAAAAGAAATATACAGGATCAAGAGTGGATCTTATTTTTGGCTCAAATACTGAATTGCGTGCGGTTTCAGAAGTTTACGCAGCAGCAGGAAATGAAAAACTGTTTGTCAAAGACTTTATTGCTGCTTGGAATAAAGTGATGAACGCAGATCGATTTGATAGGTAA
- a CDS encoding alpha/beta fold hydrolase, translating to MPYLEKTTAQENETVSIYYEDHGHGQPIILIHGWPLSSEMWEYQVPALVDAGFRVIKYDRRGFGRSSRPYEGYNYHSMSEDLNDLIQKLDLEDVILAGFSMGGGELGQYVGTYGCNKISKLIFISSIAPYMLKTEDNPDGAPEEVFEDMKKNVKKDRAGFLKGFGEGFVNYEELKDRVSEGQLDYNFNIAVGASPKGTLDCIDAFGKTDLRAALKKINVPTLFIHGDADNIVPSKPTSEQGHELVKDSKLEIIEGAPHGLYVTHTEELNKILLDFIK from the coding sequence ATGCCATATCTAGAAAAAACAACAGCACAAGAAAACGAAACTGTTTCTATCTACTACGAAGACCATGGGCATGGTCAGCCCATAATCCTGATTCACGGGTGGCCGCTGAGCAGTGAAATGTGGGAATATCAGGTTCCAGCACTGGTTGATGCCGGTTTTAGAGTAATAAAATATGACCGCAGAGGTTTCGGGAGGTCTTCACGACCTTATGAGGGTTACAATTACCACAGCATGTCTGAGGATCTAAATGATTTGATACAGAAACTGGATCTTGAAGATGTCATCCTTGCTGGATTCTCTATGGGAGGTGGAGAACTAGGTCAGTATGTAGGTACCTATGGATGTAACAAAATCAGTAAACTAATCTTCATAAGCTCTATAGCTCCCTACATGCTCAAAACAGAAGACAATCCCGACGGTGCGCCAGAGGAAGTTTTTGAAGACATGAAAAAGAATGTCAAAAAAGACCGTGCAGGGTTTTTGAAAGGTTTTGGAGAAGGGTTTGTGAATTATGAAGAATTGAAAGACCGAGTTTCAGAAGGTCAGCTGGATTACAATTTTAATATTGCTGTGGGCGCAAGTCCCAAGGGAACACTGGACTGTATAGACGCTTTTGGAAAAACCGATTTAAGGGCAGCGCTGAAAAAAATTAATGTTCCTACGCTATTTATACATGGTGACGCAGACAATATTGTACCATCAAAGCCCACATCAGAACAAGGACATGAACTAGTCAAAGATTCAAAACTTGAAATTATAGAAGGTGCACCGCATGGTTTGTATGTAACGCATACAGAGGAGTTGAATAAAATTTTACTTGATTTTATCAAGTAA
- a CDS encoding lysophospholipid acyltransferase family protein, producing the protein MGLFKTNPFGHILFLKRWLIRIAGVLSHRRYRGFNEMEIEGSDVIRKLPDTGVLFVSNHQTYFADVVSMFHVFNAALKGRDDSIKNVGYLWKPKLNVYYVAAKETMQSGLLPKIMAYAGAITVERTWRAKGQEVNRAVNPDDTKNIGIALDDGWVITFPQGTTKPFKPIRKGTAHIIKQYKPIVVPIVIDGFRRSFDKKGLRIKKRNILQSMVIKDPLEIDYENETVEEIVKKIEFAIEQHPSFLKVIPVEEIEAHEKLNERRTWEY; encoded by the coding sequence ATGGGATTGTTTAAGACAAATCCTTTTGGACATATTTTATTTTTAAAACGCTGGCTTATAAGAATTGCCGGCGTTCTTTCACATAGACGGTATCGTGGTTTCAACGAGATGGAGATTGAAGGTAGCGATGTGATAAGAAAACTGCCTGATACGGGTGTGCTTTTTGTGAGTAATCACCAGACCTATTTTGCTGATGTAGTTTCTATGTTTCATGTATTCAATGCGGCGTTGAAAGGTCGTGATGACAGTATCAAAAATGTAGGCTACCTCTGGAAACCCAAACTCAACGTTTACTATGTTGCCGCTAAGGAAACGATGCAAAGCGGTTTATTGCCTAAAATTATGGCTTACGCTGGAGCAATTACAGTGGAACGTACCTGGAGGGCAAAAGGTCAGGAGGTTAATCGAGCTGTGAACCCTGACGATACAAAAAATATAGGGATCGCTCTCGATGATGGCTGGGTGATCACCTTTCCTCAAGGAACTACTAAGCCTTTCAAGCCTATACGCAAGGGTACCGCTCACATTATCAAACAGTATAAACCCATCGTAGTGCCTATTGTCATCGATGGTTTTAGGAGAAGTTTTGACAAGAAGGGTTTGCGTATCAAAAAGCGTAACATTCTACAATCCATGGTTATCAAAGATCCACTGGAAATCGACTATGAAAACGAGACGGTGGAAGAAATCGTGAAAAAGATTGAGTTTGCTATTGAGCAGCATCCCTCCTTCTTAAAAGTTATTCCGGTGGAGGAAATTGAGGCCCACGAGAAACTCAATGAGCGTAGAACTTGGGAATATTGA
- a CDS encoding T9SS type A sorting domain-containing protein: MKKYLISVILVSFCFSIKGQINGITSHIWNLHEVNDNGTIYQYADPSSGSTYFGGLENMSGTTMSINYCTGFSVPVSQSGNHSFTMSSNFTMYGSNCNSQAEQVKNDVFINAFVNATRLNGVATFNYRFDRIFHELIITTPDNIEITFFQSTLSNGDGLMQNFETFYNQSTEELVINSDHNSNNFELSIFDISGKRILYRIFSPLPHTTIDLRNVNKGLYIAVIDSSIGKTSFKFVK; encoded by the coding sequence ATGAAGAAGTATTTAATTTCAGTAATTTTAGTTAGTTTTTGTTTTAGTATAAAAGGGCAAATAAACGGTATTACATCTCATATTTGGAACCTACATGAAGTAAACGATAATGGAACTATTTATCAATATGCCGATCCATCTTCGGGATCTACATATTTTGGAGGACTTGAAAATATGTCCGGAACTACCATGAGTATAAATTATTGCACCGGTTTTAGTGTTCCTGTCTCACAATCAGGAAATCACTCCTTTACTATGTCTTCGAACTTTACTATGTATGGCTCAAATTGTAATTCTCAGGCTGAACAAGTCAAAAACGACGTATTCATCAACGCTTTTGTAAATGCTACAAGATTAAATGGAGTTGCCACCTTCAATTACAGGTTTGATAGAATTTTTCATGAATTGATCATAACTACTCCCGACAATATTGAAATCACATTTTTCCAAAGCACATTAAGCAATGGTGATGGATTAATGCAAAACTTTGAAACCTTCTATAATCAATCGACTGAGGAATTGGTCATAAATTCTGACCATAACTCAAATAATTTCGAACTCAGCATTTTTGATATTAGCGGTAAAAGAATTCTCTACAGGATATTCTCACCTCTACCCCATACAACTATTGATTTAAGAAATGTTAATAAAGGATTGTATATCGCTGTCATTGATAGCTCTATTGGTAAAACATCATTCAAATTTGTAAAGTAG